Below is a window of uncultured Flavobacterium sp. DNA.
ATTCCAACATTTCCTTCATGGATTGGATTGAAATTTTCTTTTTCACCCGAAAGTGAATTGTATATTTTTAGAGGCTGTGTTGTATATAATGGCATATTTTTTTTTGCTGTTTAATCGTTTTATTGTTTAACCGTTTATTTGTTATTGTTAAACCGCGTAATCGTTTTTAAATAACTATTTTTATTCTTTTGAAAGATAGTATTTTTTTAAAGTATTTATCTGATTGAAAATTTTTTCAATTTTTTCACGAGATTCGATATATTCAGTTTCAGATAGGTAATTTTAATCTTTTGAAATAATTAGATGATTTAAAGTTTCCATTGCTGATGAATAAGATATTGTCAAAAAATGAGCTTTGTCTTTATTCGTATTTCTCGAAGTTCCTTCTGCAATGTTTGTCACAATCGAGGAGGAGCTTCTTTTTATTTGAGAAGTTATTCCGAATAATTCATTTGATGGAAA
It encodes the following:
- a CDS encoding four helix bundle protein — translated: MYTFSFEKLEVWQNSRMFILDIYKLTSKFPSNELFGITSQIKRSSSSIVTNIAEGTSRNTNKDKAHFLTISYSSAMETLNHLIISKD